The window GAATACAAGGCCCTTTTTTTAGAAACGAATGGAGCAAAATTTGGTGATTGGACTTTGTTCCCTATTCTAACTAATGATCAATCAACATTAACAATTGATATTGTAAAACAAAATCGAGAGAACAGACCGGAAAATGTACCGAGTGATATGATTTGTATCGGTGAAAATATCAATGGTGATAAACTTTGCTACCGCATTAGAAAAAGATTTATGCAGGAACTAATCTTTCTTTGGAATGAAAAAACTGGGATTAGCGATTGTAAAGCATCAACATTAAGCCAATTTATTGATTGGTATGTGCCGAAATTGAATACAATTAAGCCCAAAACAGTTGGTACTTTTACAGTAGAAAGTGGAAAGGTAATCGTTACTGATCCATGTTATCAGGTGGATGAAGAAGAGCTGCAAATTATACTTTCAAATGTGAAAAATGGAAATTGGACGGTATCCATCACTTATACTGATGAAGAAGTGGTTGAAAGTTTACTTGTATTTTATGGAGAAAAGAAACCAAGTGGAAAATGGCATGATTATGATAAACCAATTGCCGTTGACTCTGCACAAGCTGGAATCTTTGATCTTGCAGTATTCGGTAGAGATGAAGCTATCCAATATGAAGTGAAAAATGTTTATGACATAGAGATTGATGAAGTTGGATTAAAATATTATGTTGCATGTTGTGATATGGTAGCTTCAGATGCACAAGGGGGAGTTGTTCCAGGTGGTGCGGTTTCAATGTCTGGTTATGGTGACGGAATGTACGATGTGAAAGTAAAATATAACATTTCTAAAGAGGTTGTTGGATTGATGATTGACTTTGGAGATGAGGAATAATACTTATTACAAAAGGATAGTGTAAAACATTTGTTCTTTTTCAACCAATGGAGGCGATTCTTCAATAATGAAAGATCGCTTTTTTCTTATTCGAGACTAAGGGTGCTTTACTTAAAGAAGAAGCTATACGTCTTTAGGACTCAAAAAACTCCATAAATTAAAAAAGTGGCGTGTCAAAACTGTTGTCAGTTTGCCCGACATTTACATTACCAATTACGTGATATGCACCCCAAAACGGAACGGTTTAAGGAAACGATTCCTGGGGTTTTACTAATAGAAAATCTAAAAATGGGTACTATTCAACCAACGTAACCGTGAATTTTTGGTGACACGCAAAACCGTCCCTCTGCCCCGCTATAATTTGAATATCATCTATATGTACTCCGTAATAATCAGCAATCTTCTTCATAGTCTTTTCCTTTGGAATTCTTGCATCATTCTCGTACCGGTTTACACTATTCGCTCCAA of the Bacillus mesophilus genome contains:
- a CDS encoding SMI1/KNR4 family protein; the encoded protein is MKVINMINPGSKVAGVSLLDFKKTEKALGAIFPDEYKALFLETNGAKFGDWTLFPILTNDQSTLTIDIVKQNRENRPENVPSDMICIGENINGDKLCYRIRKRFMQELIFLWNEKTGISDCKASTLSQFIDWYVPKLNTIKPKTVGTFTVESGKVIVTDPCYQVDEEELQIILSNVKNGNWTVSITYTDEEVVESLLVFYGEKKPSGKWHDYDKPIAVDSAQAGIFDLAVFGRDEAIQYEVKNVYDIEIDEVGLKYYVACCDMVASDAQGGVVPGGAVSMSGYGDGMYDVKVKYNISKEVVGLMIDFGDEE
- a CDS encoding helix-turn-helix domain-containing protein, yielding MNTLGEKLRLLRMMRNITQAQLAKELGIGANSVNRYENDARIPKEKTMKKIADYYGVHIDDIQIIAGQRDGFACHQKFTVTLVE